A region from the Panicum hallii strain FIL2 chromosome 1, PHallii_v3.1, whole genome shotgun sequence genome encodes:
- the LOC112875255 gene encoding germin-like protein 2-4: protein MAAHHLLLLLAALLPAAATADPDAVQDYCVPDAGGRGRPLELALLPSYPCRSPANLTAADFAFAGVRTAGNFSADTGFAGVSVTPSQFPALHTLGVSFARADLSAAGGVNPPHYHPRATETALVLAGRVYAGFVDSGGRIFAKVLEKGEVMVFPRAMVHFQMNVGDEPATVYGTFNSENPGIVRIPATVFGSGINGGVLERAFGLSPAELRRLEKRFGPPKTKLSEMDD, encoded by the coding sequence ATGGCGGCGCATcacctcctcctgctgctcgcCGCGCTGCTcccggcggcggccacggcggACCCCGACGCGGTGCAGGACTACTGCGTGCCGGACgccggcgggcgcgggcggccccTGGAGCTGGCGCTGCTGCCGTCCTACCCGTGCCGGAGCCCCGCCAACCTGACGGCGGCCGACTTCGCCTTCGCCGGCGTGCGCACCGCGGGCAACTTCTCCGCGGACACGGGCTTCGCGGGGGTGTCCGTCACGCCGTCGCAGTTCCCGGCGCTGCACACCCTGGGCGTCTCCTTCGCCCGCGCCGACCTCTCCGCGGCGGGCGGGGTGAACCCGCCGCACTACCACCCGCGCGCCACCGAGACGGCGCTCGTCCTGGCGGGCCGCGTCTACGCGGGCTTCGTCGACTCCGGCGGCCGCATCTTCGCCAAGGTGCTCGAGAAGGGGGAGGTCATGGTGTTCCCCAGGGCCATGGTGCACTTCCAGATGAACGTCGGCGACGAGCCGGCCACGGTGTACGGCACCTTCAACAGCGAGAACCCCGGCATCGTGCGCATCCCGGCCACCGTGTTCGGGTCCGGGATCAACGGCGGCGTCCTCGAGAGGGCGTTCGGGCTCTCcccggcggagctccggcggctCGAGAAGAGGTTCGGCCCGCCCAAGACCAAGCTGTCCGAGATGGACGATTAG
- the LOC112895025 gene encoding protein BIC1-like: MALSDSEPCTQQRPPAGELKPQAAAPAYDAAAASDDRAPAAGTSESEQAPAEAVASSKAPAVEPEKKDRAAEEEAAATDVCCGEVVPRRPAEESARERLKRHRTEMAGRVRIPDMWGQERLLKDWVDCAVFDRPLAATTGLLTARDALVAECAAARRPAVVSHGPAGRTLRVQNGCS, translated from the coding sequence atggCGTTGTCTGACTCTGAGCCGTGCACGcagcagcggccgccggcgggcgAGCTGAAGCcccaggcggcggcgccggcctacgacgccgccgccgcttcggacGACCGGGCGCCGGCGGCTGGGACGTCCGAGTCCGAGCAGGCGCCAGCGGAGGCGGTGGCCAGCAGCAAGGCTCCGGCGGTGGAGCCGGAGAAGAAGGacagggcggcggaggaggaggccgccgcgACGGACGTCTGCTGCGGGGAGGTGgtgccgcggcggccggcggaggagagCGCGCGGGAGCGGCTGAAGCGGCACCGCACGGAGATGGCGGGCCGGGTGCGGATCCCGGACATGTGGGGCCAGGAGCGGCTGCTCAAGGACTGGGTCGACTGCGCCGTCTTCGACCGCCCGCTCGCCGCCACAACGGGGCTGCTCACCGCCCGCGACGCGCTCGTCGCCGagtgcgccgccgcgcgccgcccggcgGTAGTCTCGCACGGCCCCGCGGGCCGCACGCTCCGGGTCCAGAACGGCTGCTCGtga